A window of the Juglans microcarpa x Juglans regia isolate MS1-56 chromosome 5D, Jm3101_v1.0, whole genome shotgun sequence genome harbors these coding sequences:
- the LOC121265076 gene encoding calmodulin binding protein PICBP-like has translation MISNKLEAGTDYESVGSAESEMASITNDSSCFGDNSDRGGKEPKKKLKKLRSIKFSRFPSLRSSKRWMKSRNDHLLIALPANPSSSGQSTPNKMSDVSPSYMRATSSSDARKGSFQNPMTTLARRSSLKPEKSLTRMASLKFKRTLMSKSSGGTEVQRRAQRSRSIRQEKLEGRRPSTRSFKFRYQARSRNYETRFSSSYQNSTKSCVSKPKSTLSSNKSVRVVTRASSLRPVRVLTKMGTFKSKKSSTAKCSQICQSPNSSMHKATCSSILKDSKFPSSLELELQPGEHESAGTSVMKVCTYTYCSLHGHHHNAAPPLRRFISMRRRLPKTQKSMKRQCQFSNGKRSGNRKNELQANQMLHNGDLAVANATRAISPVKQKEGRDLFVKIQAEEPKGMANGVGASGGEDKDLCDLEYQDEMLLSDTTHSNMSEATHEDRKEEKIGTSNNGEAEANSILTDKTRRPTDDEFLELTGSNSIGSSDFDLESLEEQITGHEEKKGELEPEHELFHKISTQSDSKPNMIDDAKHKMQFQNQKYIGMWHLMYKHAVVGIDRKVGNQLPLEELKDEEQVKDTNNLLGTNNCSSSEGFSEIGKGTSRESHDPDNQKNEIRQSEAIKLVQKAFDDILLRDFHQDYQMDEASISSSIISDRELFEKSNGEAQEWSISASYEPAKDSMVQNPETTWLKADSISTPKEERSASNVRNESDQKAPKSWSYLKKLILFNRFFKALEKVKNFSPRGPRYLSLKPGPEAEKVHLRHQTTDERKSTEEWMLDNALQQVISKLAPAQKRKVALLVEAFESVLPLSEVETSQRSNSAVCTRANPIQACVCDGSSTQSRGKTSQESNYEEFTEILIGKTSFHEKIFIAYPDQVGDFLRDKQIPPMKFSELRETSSDCCCIKTAQKITASQDTDEEWKEKQISAINLDKVDNKFLLADGQPDSIISCSPEIKDPSSGNKLSSKPQDIVSTCHEEVGENWKVSKEITLSSEFYNGGSESEGRDSGMHILISAPCPLKERIKAEEERNGRNELESISLPEVSSFEEFKPDCTIDVANEARFEKKRNMRLWYLVYKHMVSSIAATDGAKPHFGEAGEEEQLDDANSLPETSISSSGQDSAEMDQETDRYNEADEQKVELHRIEAIKLVEEAIDEISLPEIQDLSPNDLMNTSDMIPDEGLSEEKTGEGGEPFISNCKDGFTEYHKKDPGEKWLKYGNISTQEEDKAAMKVGKKSNKEMPRNWSTLKKWILLRRFIKALEKVGKFNAREPRYLPLEPNTEREKVHLRHQGMDQRKNGEEWMLDYALQQVVARLTPARKRKVELLVQAFETVIPTIGR, from the exons ATGATTTCTAACAAGCTTGAAGCTGGCACCGATTATGAAAGTGTTGGTTCTGCGGAGTCTGAGATGGCATCAATAACCAACGACTCGTCTTGTTTTGGGGACAACAGTGACAGAGGAGGAAAGGAGCCAAAGAAGAAACTGAAGAAGCTGAGGTCAATCAAGTTCTCAAGATTTCCAAGCTTAAGATCATCCAAGAGATGGATGAAATCTCGAAATGATCACCTTCTCATTGCCTTACCTGCTAATCCATCAAGCTCGGGACAGTCCACTCCAAATAAGATGTCAGATGTGTCGCCAAGTTATATGAGGGCCACAAGCAGTTCAGATGCAAGGAAGGGAAGTTTTCAG AATCCAATGACAACCTTGGCAAGGAGATCGAGTTTAAAGCCTGAGAAGAGTTTGACAAGAATGGCTAGTTTGAAATTCAAGAGGACTTTGATGAGTAAAAGCTCTGGAGGGACTGAGGTGCAGAGGAGAGCACAGAGGTCAAGATCAATCAGGCAGGAAAAATTGGAGGGGCGACGTCCTTCCACAAGAAGCTTCAAATTCCGGTATCAGGCAAGATCCCGTAATTATGAAACCAGATTTAGCAGCAGTTATCAAAATAGCACAAAATCATGCGTTTCAAAGCCGAAATCTACTTTGTCTAGTAACAAATCTGTGAGAGTTGTAACTAGAGCATCAAGTTTGAGACCTGTGAGAGTCTTAACAAAAATGGGTACTTTCAAATCAAAGAAGTCTTCCACGGCAAAATGTAGTCAAATATGTCAATCTCCTAACTCAAGCATGCATAAAGCTACCTGTTCTTCAATTCTCAAGGATTCCAAATTCCCTAGCTCCTTAGAGCTCGAGCTTCAGCCTGGTGAACATGAATCTGCAGGAACTTCAGTCATGAAGGTTTGTACATATACTTATTGCTCCCTTCATGGCCATCACCATAATGCTGCACCTCCATTGAGGCGCTTCATTTCCATGAGGCGGCGATTGCCGAAGACCCAAAAGAGCATGAAACGGCAGTGTCAATTTTCTAACGGCAAACGTTCTGGAAATAGGAAGAACGAACTTCAGGCAAACCAAATGCTCCATAATGGAGATCTTGCAGTTGCTAATGCCACTAGAGCAATCTCTCCTGTCAAACAAAAAGAAGGCAGGGACTTGTTTGTAAAAATCCAAGCTGAAGAACCAAAGGGCATGGCAAATGGAGTAGGCGCATCAGGTGGAGAAGATAAAGACCTCTGTGATTTGGAATATCAGGATGAGATGCTGCTTAGTGACACTACGCACTCAAATATGTCTGAAGCCACTCATGAAGacagaaaagaagagaaaattggTACATCCAACAATGGAGAGGCAGAGGCTAATTCCATTCTCACTGATAAAACTAGAAGACCAACCGATGATGAATTTCTAGAACTAACAGGAAGTAACAGCATTGGCTCTTCTGATTTTGATCTGGAGTCATTGGAGGAACAAATCACAGgccatgaagaaaagaaaggagaattGGAGCCAGAACATGAACTTTTTCACAAGATCTCTACCCAAAGTGACTCCAAGCCCAATATGATCGATGATGCAAAACACAAAATGCAGtttcaaaatcaaaagtatATTGGAATGTGGCACCTGATGTATAAGCATGCGGTAGTTGGTATCGACAGAAAAGTTGGAAACCAGCTTCCTCTAGAGGAATTGAAGGATGAAGAACAAGTGAAGGATACCAACAACTTGCTTGGAACTAACAACTGCAGTTCTTCTGAGGGCTTTTCTGAGATAGGTAAGGGCACATCCAGGGAAAGTCATGATCCTGACAACCAAAAGAATGAGATCAGGCAGAGCGAAGCCATTAAGCTGGTACAAAAAGCATTTGATGATATCCTTCTCCGAGACTTTCATCAAGACTACCAAATGGATGAGGCATCAATTAGTAGTAGCATAATTTCAGATCGGGAACTCTTCGAAAAGAGTAATGGAGAGGCCCAGGAATGGAGCATCTCAGCCTCATATGAGCCAGCTAAAGATAGCATGGTACAAAATCCAGAAACAACATGGCTCAAAGCTGATAGCATTAGCACTCCCAAAGAAGAGAGAAGCGCGTCAAACGTGAGAAATGAATCAGACCAGAAAGCACCCAAGAGCTGGAGCTACTTGAAAAAGCTAATTCTCTTCAATAGATTTTTCAAGGCATTGGAGAAGGTGAAAAATTTCAGCCCCCGGGGGCCACGATATCTGTCCTTGAAGCCTGGCCCAGAAGCAGAAAAAGTCCATTTGAGGCACCAGACAACAGACGAGAGAAAAAGCACTGAGGAATGGATGCTTGATAATGCACTTCAACAGGTCATTTCTAAACTAGCTCCAGCTCAAAAACGAAAAGTAGCTCTTCTTGTCGAAGCTTTTGAGTCAGTTCTTCCACTGTCAGAAGTTGAAACCAGCCAAAGGTCCAATTCTGCAGTTTGCACTCGAGCCAATCCCATTCAAGCCTGTGTCTGTGATGGTTCCTCAACTCAAAGCAGAGGAAAAACAAGTCAAGAAAGTAACTATGAAGAGTTTACTGAAATTTTGATtgggaaaacatcatttcatgagaaaatttTCATAGCTTACCCAGACCAAGTCGGTGATTTTCTCAGGGACAAACAGATCCCTCCAATGAAATTTTCTGAGCTCAGAGAAACAAGTTCGGATTGTTGTTGCATTAAAACAGCACAGAAAATAACTGCCTCTCAAGACACTGATGAAGAATGGAAGGAAAAGCAAATTTCCGCCATCAATCTTGATAAGGTGGACAATAAATTCCTTCTTGCTGACGGTCAACCTGATTCCATCATTAGTTGTTCACCAGAGATCAAAGATCCCAGCTCAGGTAATAAATTATCCTCGAAGCCACAGGACATTGTAAGCACCTGTCATGAAGAAGTTGGAGAGAATTGGAAAGTCTCCAAAGAAATAACTTTAAGTTCAGAATTCTACAACGGTGGTTCAGAATCAGAGGGCAGAGATTCAGGGATGCATATATTAATCAGTGCACCTTGCCCATTGAAGGAACGGATAAAAGccgaagaagaaagaaatggaagaaatgaGCTAGAATCTATATCCCTTCCAGAAGTTTCGTCATTTGAAGAATTTAAGCCTGATTGCACCATTGATGTAGCAAATGAGGCCCGgtttgaaaaaaagagaaacatgAGGCTGTGGTACTTGGTGTATAAGCACATGGTGTCGAGTATTGCAGCAACAGATGGAGCCAAGCCACATTTTGGTGAAGCAGGTGAAGAAGAACAATTGGATGATGCCAACTCATTGCCAGAAACAAGCATTTCTAGTTCTGGCCAAGATTCCGCAGAAATGGATCAAGAAACAGATAGGTATAATGAGGCAGATGAGCAAAAGGTTGAACTCCACCGTATTGAAGCCATTAAGCTGGTAGAAGAAGCAATTGATGAAATCAGTCTTCCAGAAATACAGGACCTCTCACCTAATGATCTAATGAACACTAGTGACATGATTCCAGATGAGGGACTCTCAGAAGAGAAAACTGGTGAGGGAGGGGAACCATTCATCTCTAATTGCAAAGACGGCTTCACAGAGTACCACAAAAAAGATCCAGGAGAAAAATGGCTCAAATATGGTAATATCAGTACCCAAGAAGAAGATAAAGCAGCAATGAAAGTGGGAAAAAAGTCGAACAAGGAAATGCCAAGGAACTGGAGCACTCTGAAAAAATGGATCTTGCTTAGAAGATTCATCAAGGCATTGGAAAAGGTAGGGAAATTTAATGCACGGGAGCCACGTTATCTGCCTTTGGAGCCCAAcacagaaagagaaaaagttcaTTTGAGGCATCAGGGCATGGATCAGAGAAAAAATGGTGAGGAATGGATGCTTGATTATGCACTTCAACAAGTTGTTGCAAGATTAACACCGGCTCGGAAAAGAAAAGTGGAGCTGCTTGTTCAAGCTTTCGAAACAGTCATCCCAACCATaggaagatga